ACAGTTGAAATATCTTTAAGTGTCATGACAAAAACAATTCCATTGAGAATAAATGCAAGGCTCAGTAAAAGTATCCCATTCGTAGCTTTCATTATTCCATAGATTGTTGTGAATCCGACACTTAGTGCAACACCAAAATAGAGGAAAATCTTCTGTTCATAGTTTTTTATCGTCATGTTCAAAAGTTCATACGATGCAAGTAGCACCACCGCAGCAACTAAGCCAATGAGACTCTTGTAGTTTATGAAACACAAAACAACAAAAGGAGCAACTATAGACGCAGTTATTACTCTTGTTTTGGTCTCTGACATCACAATCCCCCAAATCTTCTATGGCGATTTTCGAAGTTTTCAATGGCTTTCAAAAGATCTTCTTTTGAAAAATCTGGCCAGAGGACTTCTGTAAAATACAATTCGCTGTAGGCAATCTGCCACAGTAAAAAGTTGCTAATCCTCAATTCCCCAGAAGTTCTTATGACAAGATCTGGGTCTGGAACATCGGGAAGATAAAGATAATTACGAAATGTGTTTTCATCGATCTGGTTTATATTGTTTTGGATTACTTTATTAATGGCATCGATTATCTCTCGACGACCACCGTAGTTCAAGGCCAATATCGCTTGAATTTTCTGATTGTCCTTTGTTTTCTGTTCAAAATCCCTGCAAACATTGGCTATTTCCAATGGCAATTGATTAACAAGTCCACAAAACCTTATTCTCACTCCCTGCTCCATCATTCTGTTGAATTTCTCGTGCAGCATTTGCACCAGGAGTGAAAAAAGAAACTTGACCTCTTCCTCAGGTCTTTTCCAATTCTCGGTGGAAAAGGTATAAAGAGTTACATATTTTATACCCAACTCAGCGCACCATTCAACTATCTCCTCTGCTTTCTGTGCACCTCGTCTATGCCCTTCAATTCTGGGCAAGCCATTTCTCTGAGCCCATCTTCCATTACCATCCATTATGATTGCAAGATGTGCTATACTCAAACTTCCATTATCTCCTTTTCCTTCTTTTCAAAGAGTTTCTCCATTTCTTCAATCTTTTTATCTGTTAAATCCTGGATCTCTTTTTCAAGTCTCTTTTCATCGTCTTCAGAGATTTTTCCATCTTTTTGCATGTCCTTAAGGTCTTTAAGAACATCTCTTCTGATATTTCTTATTGCAACTTTACCTTGTTCAACGACTTCTTTTGCCTTTTTTACCCATTTTTGCTTTTGCTCAGTAGTTGGAGTTGGAAAGATGAGCCTTATGATATTACCGTCGTTTTGTGGAGTTAGGCCGATATCAGAGGTGAAAATGGCTTTTTCTATGGCAGGAAGAACTGATTTGTCCCATGGTTTTATTATTAAAGCCCTGTCTTCAGAGATACTTACCGTGGCGAGTTGGTTAATCGGTGTTGGAGCACCATAGTAATCAACCTTTATCTCTTCAAGAATCGCCGGTGAAGGTCTACCAGTTCTCATTCTCCTGAGTTCTTCACCTATTTTTTCAATAGCTTTGTTCATCCTGTCTTCTGCATTTTTCACAAGAGGATGCTTCATTTGGCTCCCTCCCCAATGAGTTTTATTGTACGCTGTTGATTATATCATGCCTAATGGGAGCCGTTGGTATAGGATATGAAGATCTTTTCAAAGTTAACCAGTTCTTTTTCTATACTCTCTATTTCAACCTGATTCAGCCTAAAATCTTCCATAACTTTGTATAGTTCCTTTGCTGAAGACAAGTTCAGATGAATCTCAATAATATTGCCATCTTTATTCCAACCAGATAAGCCAAGTTTTATGAGTTTTTCTTCAGTCGTTCCATTTGATAGGAGCCTTATCTTGTATCCGCGCGCTGTGAAAAGATCAATCAATTTTCTCTTTTCTTCGCATACAACGATCTTCCCATTGTTCATTATTGCAACTCTATCGGCTACAGCTTCGACCAGATTCATGTCGTGTGTTGAGAGAAGAATGGTCTTACCTTCTTTTTGTAGATCTTTTAAGATCGTACGAAACTCAACGGCTGAATTCACGTCCAAGCCGAGTGTTGGCTCATCTAAAAGGAGAATATCTGTACCAGCAGCAAGGCATACTGCTATCGCTGCTTTTTGTTGCATGCCTCTTGATAACTTATGTACGATTTCGTTTTTCTTTTCAGAAATTCCAAGTCTTTCAAGTATCTCTATTGCTTCACTTTTTCTCAAATTTTTCCCCCTGATACCACAAAAATATGCCATATTTTCAACAGGTGTCATTCTCCAATAGAGATTTCTGTTCCCTTCAAGTACAACACTGATGTGCTCAAGAGCCTTGTTACGATTCTTAAGAACACTTATACCCTTGATCTCAATCTCACCTGAATCTGGTATTATCAAACCGCAGATCGATTTTATAGTGGTTGTTTTTCCAGCACCATTTGGACCAAGAAGAGCCAGAATCTCTCCTTGTTTAAGTTCAAAGGATACACTATCTACAGCTCTGAGTCTTTCCTTTGAACCATGCCTCGGATAAGTTTTGATCAGATTTTTCACCTTTATCATTCACATCACCTCAATACTGACCCAGTGTGCCAGTTATCATAGCTCGTCTCTCAAAACCACGGAAAACGACTATACCCAACAGCAAATATATAAATGCCACCAACCACAGGATCAAATGATCAAAGAATCCAAATTGATAGAATTTGATACCTTCTACTGCAAGCTTTCTCATCAAATAAGCTGCTTGAGACATGGGAAGAAATCTATACCAGAGTTTGGAAAGATCAAACATGGTGAACGCAAGAGAGCCAAAGGTGACTATCTGGATGAAAGAAGAAATTCTTTTAAAAACAAGTGCTATACCACCAAGCATCATTCCAATGCCCAAGGCAGATACAGTCCCTATAACAAGGAGATACAAAAGAGTTGGCAGATCAAAATTCAACCTTTTGCCTGTTGTGTAAGCGACGAGATACATCAATGGCACGGCAAACAAAACATTGAAAACAAAATCGCTTATCATTCTAAAGAGCATTTGATATTCAAAAGCGATTGGAGAGACGAAAACTTGCTCTAAGGTACCTCTTTGAGCTTCATCAATGATACCCCATGCTACACCCTGAAAAGAAAAGATGAACATCAGCCACATGAAATATCCAACGATGATTCCTTCAAGAGTGTTACCAAAGTCCACAGTAGAACCACCAATGGCCTTCACTCCAAAGAAGATCAAATAGAAAAAGATCAAAACAGTGACAAGCCCCGATATGGTGTTGAAGTAATACCTTTTAAATTCTATCCATGACTTTTTAAAATTTGCAAGAAAAGCATTAAACATATTGACACCTCCTATCTCTTTTTGAAAATATTTTAGGGTATATTTTATTAATTGTCAAGTATTGATTATAAAAATTGAAATTGGTGATGAGATGATCTGGCGAATCGGGAAAATTCAACAGATGGTATGCTGGATAGATTTCTCAACGATATTCTGGATGTGATTCGACGATCTGTGGATCTACAAAGATCGTTTCATAATTCGTATAAACCACAAAACCTGGTGGGGAGCCTTTGGGTTTGTGTACGTTCTTAACCAAAGTGTAATCAACAGGTACTTTGGACGAAAAACGGGCTTTAGAATGATATGCCGCTAAAGCCGCGGCGTATTTTAAAACATCTTCAGGGACAACTCTATTTGCAGTTCTTATAACGACATGTGCCCCTGGGATTTCGTGTACGTGCAGCCACAAATCTTTATCATTTGCCTGTTTCAAAAGCTTTTCATTTTGCTTGTTGTTTTTCCCGATCAATATCAAGAAATCTTGATACTCTATCTTTCTGAAATCACTTTCTCTTTGAATTTGCTGTTTTTCTTTTTTTATCATTCCTTGCTGAGCCATTTCTTGTTTGATCTCTTGTAGTATTTCAAGATCATCTGCAGATTCTATTGTGTGTAAAAGCTGCTCAAGATAGTTCAAAAACTGCTTTGACTTTTCAACTCTCGTTCGCAAAACTCGACCTTTTTCTTTCAATTTTTTATAAAGGTCAAAATAATATTGGGAGCTCTGCCTTATATCCTTGCCCTTCACCAAAGGTATAGAGAGAGTCTTCCCCGTACTGTAATCAAAAACGTTTACCAGATCACCACTCTGATTTTGATTTGATGCGTATTTGAGCAATTCACCATACTGCAAAAATGTATCGGATTTTTCACATTCTTTCAATTCATCTTCTATCGCATCGAGCATTTTGATCTCCTTTTTCATATATTCTTTGACAACCTTGATGAGCTCTGTTTGCGTCTGTTTTAAGACTTGACGTCTGTGCAAAATGGCATATGCATGGTCAACGGCTTTAGATGGTGATTCAAACACTTCAACATTATGTGAAAGGTATTTAAGAGGTACTGTACTCAACACAAAACGATCTTTTTTGTCATAAACATAAATACGACCCTTTTGGTAATCGTTGAAGATTGAAAAAAAGGCGTGTTTCAATGAATTTTTCTCAGAAGAATCAAGATCACAGATCATTTTATCAACCAATTTTGCTCTTGTGAATAACTCGTCAATCATCAGCTTTGAAAACCCTGAAATCGTTTTTGATATGAATTGGGATACAGTTTGTTTTTCATCCTTCAAATTGAAAAAGTCATAAGAAATTTCAAAGGGATTGAGTTTTTGCGCTGGGAACTCATAGTGATGACCTTTTTCAATTGTGCGCAAGGAGGTTGAAGAATATTTAAAGGCATCGACTATCGTATTGTTTTCGACCAAAATCATATTGCAGTGTGTGCCAAAAAACTCAATATACAATCTGTACAGATGTCTATCACCTGTTTCATCGATCTTGTCAAATTCAAAAAATATGATCCTGTCAAATCCAACCTGTTCAACTTTCTTGAGTTTGGCATTTCTCAATCTTGCACGCATTAACATGACGAAATTAGAAGGGTGGTGATCTGAGAAATCTTCTTTTTCAGCTATACAGATATGAGCAAAAGTGGGATCAAGACATATTCTCACGACATGATTTTGAAAATACAGATATATCGTCGATTTGCCAAATTGGTATATCTGTCTCAAGTTACTTTCTTTCAAAACTTGAAGTTCTTGAACAATACTTCTGAGGAAAAAACTATCTATCAACATTTATCAGTCCAATCAAAGATTTCACGTGTGCTATCTCTTTGGTGTAGAGATCCTCTTCATTTGGTGTCTCCAAGATCCACGGAATGTTTTGTATCTGTGGAAAACTCAAGAAGTTGCGAAAGCCCCTATCTCCAATAAAACCCTTGCCAATATTTTCATGCCTATCAAGGGGTTTACCAAGGGGAGCCTTTGAGTCATTCAAATGAATCATTTTAACTCGCCAAAGTCCAAGGAAACTTTCCATCTCGTCAAATAATTTTTCAACACTCTCCTTGTTAGTAATGTCATAACCAGCATCGAAGCCATGACATGTATCATAGGTAACACCAATTCGTTCTGGCTGGGCGACTAACTCTATGATTTTGGCAAGTTGTTCCATTTTATAACCTATATTGCCTCCTTTTGGTGAAACATTCTCAAGAAGAAGCACGATATCAGGAACTGTCTTGAGAAATTCATCGATTGCTTTCACAATTCTGTCGATTCCTTCCTTTTCACCTGCACCGGTATGACTGCCAGGATGGATATTCAAATAAGGTATACCAAGTGATTGACATATTTTCCCTTCGATAATGAGAAGTTCAACCGATTTTTGCCAGATGTCATCCTTGGGACTTGCAGGGTTGATCAGATACCCACAATGACAAAAAGCAGCTTCAAATGGAATTTCATATTTTTTCATTTGAACTTGAAATTCATCTGCGGCTTTTTTCGAAGGCAATGAAGCTTTCCACATCCTTGGGCTGTGAGGAAAGATTTGAAAGGTATTTCCACCTGAATCTACTGTCAGCTGTGGTACTTTATCAAAACCATATGAAGTTGGCATATGTGCACCTATTCTTATCATCACTATCACCAAAAAGATGATAACATATCAAGGGGAATGAATTTGTTATATATAGGAACAAGTGGGTATTATTTTTCTGACTGGATTGGTACAGTTTATCCAGAAGGATTGTCCAAAACACATTTATTGAAATATTATGCAACTGTTTGGAATTTCAATGCAGTTGAACTCAATTTCACGTACTATACAATTCCCAATTACAAAACAATAGTATCTATGCTCAGAAAAACTCCTCAAACATTTGTTTTTTCTGTGAAATTACCCAACTCCGTAACTCATCAAGGCTGGAAGACTCTTTCATTGCCCGAACAAGACATCGAAAAAACACTTTCCGCCTTAGAACCAATGATTTGCGAAGGAAGACTCAAGGTATTACTTGCACAGTTTCCTTATGCCTTTCGATATACCAAAGAAAATATGCAATATATTCAAGAGTTGAGAGGTAAAATTGATCTACCCATCGCTATAGAATTTAGACATTGTTCGTGGGACAATGATCAGGTCTATGATTTTCTACGCACTCATGAGTTATCTTTTGTCATCACAGATGAACCACGAATAAAAGATCTCTTCCCGTACAGGGTGATAAGAACATCGAGTATTTCATATTTCAGATATCACGGTAGAAATGAAAAATGGTTTGTCTCTGGAGCTGAGAGGTATAACTACGAGTATTCATTCGAACAGCTCAGAGAATTTGCCAAAGACATAGTCGATATAGCGAAAGAATCAGAGGATTTGTTTGTCTTTTTCAATAATTGTTATCGTGGTAAGGCTGTACAAAATGCCTTAACTCTGCATTCCATCCTTGAGAATACTTTTTTGGGTAGATAATTTTGCAAATAAAAATAGTAATGATATGTACAAAAAGCCTTGGAAATCCAATTTTTTTCCACATGAATTTCTTTATCCTATAAATACAAAGAAAGAAAAAGATGAATTTGACGTAACTAACTTTGCCTTGTATAATTTCATTCGAGTTATTTGAAAGGGGAGGTAAAAGCATGGATAGAAAGACAGTTCTGAGTAAAGTAACCAAAATAGTATCTGAAAAACTTGGAGTGGATGAAAAGAAAATTACTGAAACGAGTAAACTCGTAGATGATCTGAATGCGGATTCTCTTGATCTTGTTGACTTGGTTATGGCGGTAGAGGAAGAATTTGGTGTGAAAATCGCTGATTCTGATCTTGAAAAGATTTCAACGGTAAAAGATGTTGTCGATTACATACTTTCAAGGTCATAACCTCGGGACGTCGTGCCCCCGAGGTTGATTTTGAAGATTTCTCACATCAAACTCAGTATGTAAAGCTCACCGGAATCGGAACAAAGAATGGCTATTTCGTATTGTGATATCTGTACCATGTCTATGGCGTAGTCACCTATCTCAACTGTCTGAACGTTACCATTCTTGGAATCATAAATGTACACCTGACCAGGTAAGTGATTTAGAAAGATCAATCTGTCATCGATTTTGCAGACTTTGTGAGTAACGTTGGGTAAGGGTATTTTTCTAACAACTCTACCATCGTAGGAAACAAATGTTGCTACGGAATCGAGTAGACTTGTGACCACAATGTAATCATCAGTCAAAACCATGTCTCTTGCAAAATCTGACAGATTCACACGCCACATCTCTTTGTCATCTTTCAAGCACACAACAATACCATCGGTATATCCAAGAATATATGTGTAACCATCTTTCTCAAAATAACGAACGGGATTTCTCAAATTACCGATCTTGAAATTTGTGTTTTCTCGATCTTCTGTAACCACTTCGTAGGTTCTTTCGGTGTCAAAGTAGTAAAGAAAAACGAGTTTATTATCGAAGATTTCAAAATACAACGAAGCAGAATGAAAGGTATACTTTGCTTGTATCTCCAAAGAAACAGCATCTATTTTGTAGACAGAGCTGTCACCAGAGCACACTACATAGATTTTGTCTTTGTGGGATTTAATAATTGTCGGGTATGATCCGACAGTTATTTTTTTGAGGAGCCTACCAAAGATCGTATAAACGAGTACTGAAGATTTATAATAATCTGAAACAAAGATCATGCCTGATCTATGTATGGCATTCACTGGATAAGATAAACCAATACTTATGTCGCTAACGAATTTTCCATCTGAAGTCAGTACAAGCACAGAAGCGGGTTTAGATCTCACAAGGCAGATTATTCCATCGTTGAAAAAGATCCTCGAGTATCCTGAACCTATGTAAATGCTTCTTGTTTCATAAGCTTGAGCGGTAAAAGAAATGAACAAAAATAAGATAATTGATGAATGTATAACAAATCTCCTCACACCGATTATGCCCCCAGCAAGGTGAATAGTGAGAGTACAAGATTGATCAAAGAAAACATCTGAACAATCCTTTCTTCTTTCCAGCCGAGTAATTCAAAGTGATGATGAATAGGTGACATCTTGAAAATTCTCTTCTTGAACAATTTAAAGCTACTCACTTGTAACATCACACTCAAAGCTTCCAATACAAAGATCGGTGCAAAACATATTAAAAAAACTTCGCTCGAAGTCTTCACAGCCACAGTTCCGAGTAAACCCCCGAGTGCGAGAGAACCCGTATCACCCATAAAGACCTTGGCGGGTTTTATGTTATAGAAAAGAAAAGCACTAACTGCAAGAGACATATACAATATCGAACCAGATCCTCTATTCAAAAAGATCCAGTAAGGTAATGCAGCTGTGAGAAAAACACTTCCTAAAAGACCGTCAAGACCATCTGTAAGGTTAGCAGCATTGCTGAAACCAACTATGATCAGTACGGCAAAAATAGGGTGTAGATATCCTAAGTCTATAGCACTGCCTAAAAATGGTATGGAAACCTTCGTTTGTTGAGGATTTATTAGCATATACAGCAACGCTGAACAAATTACTTGAAGCGAGAATTTCTGCCACGCACGTATTCCAAGGGATTTTCTCCACTTCAACCCAGCATAATCATCCAAAAGACCAATTGAACCAAAAAGGACGACACTCAACGCCTCCACAATCTCATTCGATAACAATGCGAAAGCAGCAGTCACTAAGACAAAAAGAATACCACCCATTGTTGGTGTGCCAGTTTTGTAACCATGAAGATCTGGTCCATCTTCGCGAACGAATTTTCCAATTTTCTTAGCTCTGAGAAATCGAATGAAAAAAGGATACAGTACAAGACAAATTGCAAAACTCAGAACCGCATACAAAGTCATTGATCTCCCTCCAAATATTTTGCAAGCACATTTTCCATCTGAACTGCCCTTGAGGCTTTGAACAAAATTGCATCTTGTGGCTTGATGGTTTTTCTCAAGAAAGAAACTATTTTTTCGATATCATTTGTTCTGAGAATCTCCTTTGAACAGACCATAGCATCGATTTCGGGTTCAGAATTGTAAACAATTACACCATCAGTACACTCCAGTATCTTACCAAGTTCCTGATGAGTTTGATCTGAATAAATTCCTTGTTCTTTTATAGAACCTACAACCGCAAATGAACGTTTACCGAGTTTTCTAAGTGTTTCCACAGCTACTTTGAAAGATTCAAGGCTCGCATTGTAACAATCATCGATTATAAAGACATCTCTGTGTCTGAAAACTTTGAATCTTCCTTGTATGG
The DNA window shown above is from Thermotoga profunda AZM34c06 and carries:
- the uppS gene encoding polyprenyl diphosphate synthase — translated: MDGNGRWAQRNGLPRIEGHRRGAQKAEEIVEWCAELGIKYVTLYTFSTENWKRPEEEVKFLFSLLVQMLHEKFNRMMEQGVRIRFCGLVNQLPLEIANVCRDFEQKTKDNQKIQAILALNYGGRREIIDAINKVIQNNINQIDENTFRNYLYLPDVPDPDLVIRTSGELRISNFLLWQIAYSELYFTEVLWPDFSKEDLLKAIENFENRHRRFGGL
- the frr gene encoding ribosome recycling factor encodes the protein MKHPLVKNAEDRMNKAIEKIGEELRRMRTGRPSPAILEEIKVDYYGAPTPINQLATVSISEDRALIIKPWDKSVLPAIEKAIFTSDIGLTPQNDGNIIRLIFPTPTTEQKQKWVKKAKEVVEQGKVAIRNIRRDVLKDLKDMQKDGKISEDDEKRLEKEIQDLTDKKIEEMEKLFEKKEKEIMEV
- a CDS encoding ABC transporter ATP-binding protein — protein: MIKVKNLIKTYPRHGSKERLRAVDSVSFELKQGEILALLGPNGAGKTTTIKSICGLIIPDSGEIEIKGISVLKNRNKALEHISVVLEGNRNLYWRMTPVENMAYFCGIRGKNLRKSEAIEILERLGISEKKNEIVHKLSRGMQQKAAIAVCLAAGTDILLLDEPTLGLDVNSAVEFRTILKDLQKEGKTILLSTHDMNLVEAVADRVAIMNNGKIVVCEEKRKLIDLFTARGYKIRLLSNGTTEEKLIKLGLSGWNKDGNIIEIHLNLSSAKELYKVMEDFRLNQVEIESIEKELVNFEKIFISYTNGSH
- a CDS encoding ABC transporter permease, producing the protein MFNAFLANFKKSWIEFKRYYFNTISGLVTVLIFFYLIFFGVKAIGGSTVDFGNTLEGIIVGYFMWLMFIFSFQGVAWGIIDEAQRGTLEQVFVSPIAFEYQMLFRMISDFVFNVLFAVPLMYLVAYTTGKRLNFDLPTLLYLLVIGTVSALGIGMMLGGIALVFKRISSFIQIVTFGSLAFTMFDLSKLWYRFLPMSQAAYLMRKLAVEGIKFYQFGFFDHLILWLVAFIYLLLGIVVFRGFERRAMITGTLGQY
- a CDS encoding Rqc2 family fibronectin-binding protein, translating into MLIDSFFLRSIVQELQVLKESNLRQIYQFGKSTIYLYFQNHVVRICLDPTFAHICIAEKEDFSDHHPSNFVMLMRARLRNAKLKKVEQVGFDRIIFFEFDKIDETGDRHLYRLYIEFFGTHCNMILVENNTIVDAFKYSSTSLRTIEKGHHYEFPAQKLNPFEISYDFFNLKDEKQTVSQFISKTISGFSKLMIDELFTRAKLVDKMICDLDSSEKNSLKHAFFSIFNDYQKGRIYVYDKKDRFVLSTVPLKYLSHNVEVFESPSKAVDHAYAILHRRQVLKQTQTELIKVVKEYMKKEIKMLDAIEDELKECEKSDTFLQYGELLKYASNQNQSGDLVNVFDYSTGKTLSIPLVKGKDIRQSSQYYFDLYKKLKEKGRVLRTRVEKSKQFLNYLEQLLHTIESADDLEILQEIKQEMAQQGMIKKEKQQIQRESDFRKIEYQDFLILIGKNNKQNEKLLKQANDKDLWLHVHEIPGAHVVIRTANRVVPEDVLKYAAALAAYHSKARFSSKVPVDYTLVKNVHKPKGSPPGFVVYTNYETIFVDPQIVESHPEYR
- a CDS encoding deoxyribonuclease IV, which produces MIRIGAHMPTSYGFDKVPQLTVDSGGNTFQIFPHSPRMWKASLPSKKAADEFQVQMKKYEIPFEAAFCHCGYLINPASPKDDIWQKSVELLIIEGKICQSLGIPYLNIHPGSHTGAGEKEGIDRIVKAIDEFLKTVPDIVLLLENVSPKGGNIGYKMEQLAKIIELVAQPERIGVTYDTCHGFDAGYDITNKESVEKLFDEMESFLGLWRVKMIHLNDSKAPLGKPLDRHENIGKGFIGDRGFRNFLSFPQIQNIPWILETPNEEDLYTKEIAHVKSLIGLINVDR
- a CDS encoding DUF72 domain-containing protein — encoded protein: MNLLYIGTSGYYFSDWIGTVYPEGLSKTHLLKYYATVWNFNAVELNFTYYTIPNYKTIVSMLRKTPQTFVFSVKLPNSVTHQGWKTLSLPEQDIEKTLSALEPMICEGRLKVLLAQFPYAFRYTKENMQYIQELRGKIDLPIAIEFRHCSWDNDQVYDFLRTHELSFVITDEPRIKDLFPYRVIRTSSISYFRYHGRNEKWFVSGAERYNYEYSFEQLREFAKDIVDIAKESEDLFVFFNNCYRGKAVQNALTLHSILENTFLGR
- the acpP gene encoding acyl carrier protein; translated protein: MDRKTVLSKVTKIVSEKLGVDEKKITETSKLVDDLNADSLDLVDLVMAVEEEFGVKIADSDLEKISTVKDVVDYILSRS
- the mraY gene encoding phospho-N-acetylmuramoyl-pentapeptide-transferase, whose protein sequence is MTLYAVLSFAICLVLYPFFIRFLRAKKIGKFVREDGPDLHGYKTGTPTMGGILFVLVTAAFALLSNEIVEALSVVLFGSIGLLDDYAGLKWRKSLGIRAWQKFSLQVICSALLYMLINPQQTKVSIPFLGSAIDLGYLHPIFAVLIIVGFSNAANLTDGLDGLLGSVFLTAALPYWIFLNRGSGSILYMSLAVSAFLFYNIKPAKVFMGDTGSLALGGLLGTVAVKTSSEVFLICFAPIFVLEALSVMLQVSSFKLFKKRIFKMSPIHHHFELLGWKEERIVQMFSLINLVLSLFTLLGA